The DNA segment ATGGCCCAAAAGCTCCTGTATCAAAGGCACTTATACGCATGAAGGATGCCCTGCAGAAAAATCTGTCCATAGAAAACTGCTTTGTACAGCCTGCATTTCCTCGCAGATTTTATATCCTCATGGCACATCATTCCTGGAATCAGCAGCTTAAAAAGAGAGGATTTGATCCCGAAGATATATATCCCCGACGCTGATGACGATTTGTACAATACATTAGAGAGCGAAGTTGTAATTTAATAGCATGAATATCCTTACATGGTAATGTATATTGGCTATCATTCACTGAATTCTTTCCTGGTCTTGTTTACTGGCTATGCTATGCAGTGAGTATTTCAGACATCCTGTATTTCTATCTTTTCCATATGATATTGTATAGGCAGTATCCTCCTTCATGTTAACGAACACCTTGAGAAAAGGAAATCAAATGTACTGCCGGAAGCATGCAAAGCCTGCCTGTTCTGTAATACGTTAAATAAGCCTTTCATTATCAAAAGCGAATGATTACGTTCCTAAATCAAAATAATATACCAGTATTCATGCTTATTGTTATATACAGGGTGACGGCAGTTTCATTTTAAGCGCTGATAAACGAAAACGTGCAAAATGAATTGTGCAATAGTAAAAACCGCTCACGAAGCCCAGATAAAAACCGTCATGTTACGAGCATGGCGGTTTATTTAACATTCAGCTTTTCTTCAGGAAAATAAATTTTAGATTCTTCCTTTAAATCAGCTCTTGTAAGTGCGCGAACGATATCGCTTGCCTTTGAAAGCTCTTTTACCTTTCCGGTTTCCTCCAAAACCCAAATATTATGACCGCTCTCATTGCTCTTATAAGGTGAATACGGCTTTTGGGAGACAACATCCTGATAAACATAATAGTCAGGGTCATAGCCAAGTAAACAAACATGCAGACGAATACGTTCTAAATCCTCTGGCTGCTTCAAGGTCACATATTCAAACAGCCTTCTGTTCAATAGACGATAGGAAATATCGCGCAGAATTTCATCTTTGCAAGAAACCAGCTCAGAGAAGCCATACAGAGCCGCTGCCTCATCCAGCCGGTATAATGCTTCGATTCCGGCATCTTTATTGCATAGAAACGGATAAAACATTTTCATATCAGAAAGATATTCCGGATGCAGAGCATAAACCTCCTTCATTCTTCGAAACAACAGAGTAATCAATGCCTCATAGCTTCGTGCCACCGGATGCAGATATACCTGCCAGTACATATGATAGCGGGCCATAATGTAATCTTCCACACTATGAATCCCACTCGCCTTCACAACAATTTTTCCGTTCTTCACACGTATCGTTCGCAGAATGCGTTCCAAATCGAATTTCCCATAGCTTGTTCCCGTGAAATACGCATCCCGTAATAGATAATCCATACGATCTGCATCTAGTTGGCCGCTTACCAGTTGATTCATACATTCCTTAGGATGACGATATTGAATAATACTCGCCACATCTTCCGGCAGTCGAGCATCACATGCCTGCAGAATCTGGTGAATTTCACTATCCTCCAGGATGATCTTCACCGTATACTCCTCATGCTTATAGGAGCTGATTCCTTCAAAGGCATGCGAGAAGGGGCCATGTCCAATATCGTGAAGCAGTCCTGCAAGCATAGCCACTGCCTTCTCATAATCGCTTAATACCTCATTCAGCTGGTCAATTTCATGAACCATACGCCGTACGATTTCATAAACGCCCAGAGAGTGAGAGAACCGTGAATGCTCTGCTGTATGATATACCTGGAAATCTCCACCCAGCTGATGAATCCGCCTTAACCGCTGCATTTCCTTTGCATTGATACAATCCCATATTACCTGAAGATCCACATGGATATATCCATGAATTGGATCACGCAGAACCTTGGTTTCATTAGTTTTAAGCATAATCTCTCACCCTCTTTTCTAGTTCCATTATACTATAAAGGAGTGTGTAATTATAACAAATTATGGAATTTATACAGGTTTAACGAGATGTCCTGTATAGATTACGGATGAGTTATTTTAGAATATAAAGATAATCAGTATCTTTCTTTGACCTTCTTCTTTAATACGATGAGCCTGCTACATAGCCGGTTTTCTCAATCAGCTCTTTTCCCTCACTTGATTGTATCCAATGCAGGAACGGCTCCAGATTCTTATTTGTATTACCTTTCACATAAATTGCATAAAATGGACTGCTGATCGGATATGTATCCGTGCGTATATTCTCAACACTTGGCTCGATACCATCGACCTTCAAAAGTCGGATTCCTTTATTTTTCACCATCTCCTGCGTATAATAGCGGAAGGAATATCCGATCGCATTATCTCTGTTCTCGTATTCTGCAACCTCTGTAACAACATCCCCCATGCCGCTTGCCACATCCTTTTTCAAAGGTGGCATCAATTCCTTCCCATCCATAAAACGAAGCAGTGCTGACTGTGATCCGCTTCCCTCCGGACGCTGAAAGGCACGGATGCTTCGATTTTCACCGCCAACCTCCATCCAATTTGTGATTTCACCACTGTAAATAGCCTGAATCTGCTCAGTAGTCAGTGAAGTAACAGAATTTTCAGAATTCACAAAAAACACAAAAGCCTCCATACCAATCGGAACCATAACAAGCTCTTTTTCTGCTTTTTCAAACATTTCCTTTTGCTTTTTGCTGGGAGCTGCCGCAAAAATGAGATCAGCATTCCCATTTAAGAGATTGTCATATGCATACGGCGTTGTGGAGCATTGTACCATCTCTGCGCTATTATCTTCATAGCTCTCCTTTGGATAAACTGCCTGGACAAAGGAAGCATATACCGGATACAATGCCGTTGCGCCATCCAGCCTTAACAGTGGTTCTTCCATGGAAAAGGTGCTTTTTTTATTAAGCACTGCAAGCTTATCGCTGTGAAACGGCTCATAATCAAACAAACGAACCTCACTGTACATAATCTCAAACCGGTTCCGCCACGCATCATATGCAAAGGTGCCTCCGATTATACAAATTCCCAAAACTACCGGAAGGATTATCAGAAGCTGCATCTTCCTTTTCAGCCAGCGATGATGCCTGTACTTTGTTATTACCATACTCCAGAGATAGACAAACACCATAAGCACAGTTAAAATGAAAACAGGAGAAATATATCTGTGTGCAGTTGACCAAACCAGCATAAACGCAGACATTGATGCAATCGGTACTGCTATGATTGTTAACAGCGTCAGCAGTACAATGAAGAATCCCCACATCATAAGCTGACCCCCTGAAGCATATCCAGAATCGGCTTATCCGCTGCTTCAAATTTGTACTTATAAAGCTCATGCGGTGAAATGAGTGCAAATTCATGATGTGCATGCAGACGAATGTCACCACGTATGTATTTGCAAAGATAGGCATGTACCTTCAGTGTGCAATCCTCTCTGTGGTCACAAATCGTTGTAAGGTATTGTTCAATTTCCACGCATAGCTCCAGCTCCTCCATAACTTCACGAATGACAGCTTGTTCCCGTGTTTCCCCCGGCTCCACCTTGCCACCTGGAAATTCCCAGATATTTTCATGTACGCCTGCTCCGCGTTTTGCGATCAGCAGGTGATGGTCAATACAAATAATGGAGCATACAATATCAATAGTTCTCATGGCTCTTACCTCCCATCTATAAAGCCCTTTACTTATATAATTATCCTTCTGTTTAGCATCGTCCTGATTGAGGCATTTTCTAAATATTACCGGCTTTCAGAATTCCAGAAGAAATGTCGTTCTCCTATCCTTTTCTCTAACGGCACAGCTTTATATCAACAAAGTGAT comes from the Erysipelotrichaceae bacterium 66202529 genome and includes:
- a CDS encoding NUDIX domain-containing protein is translated as MRTIDIVCSIICIDHHLLIAKRGAGVHENIWEFPGGKVEPGETREQAVIREVMEELELCVEIEQYLTTICDHREDCTLKVHAYLCKYIRGDIRLHAHHEFALISPHELYKYKFEAADKPILDMLQGVSL
- a CDS encoding HD domain-containing protein; protein product: MLKTNETKVLRDPIHGYIHVDLQVIWDCINAKEMQRLRRIHQLGGDFQVYHTAEHSRFSHSLGVYEIVRRMVHEIDQLNEVLSDYEKAVAMLAGLLHDIGHGPFSHAFEGISSYKHEEYTVKIILEDSEIHQILQACDARLPEDVASIIQYRHPKECMNQLVSGQLDADRMDYLLRDAYFTGTSYGKFDLERILRTIRVKNGKIVVKASGIHSVEDYIMARYHMYWQVYLHPVARSYEALITLLFRRMKEVYALHPEYLSDMKMFYPFLCNKDAGIEALYRLDEAAALYGFSELVSCKDEILRDISYRLLNRRLFEYVTLKQPEDLERIRLHVCLLGYDPDYYVYQDVVSQKPYSPYKSNESGHNIWVLEETGKVKELSKASDIVRALTRADLKEESKIYFPEEKLNVK